From one Paenibacillus terrae HPL-003 genomic stretch:
- the pgeF gene encoding peptidoglycan editing factor PgeF: MEPFVVNTGATGVASTTDGTHPLPELLYIQSWEKQVRGLTAGFTGRHGGVSEVPFESLNCAFHVGDDPEKVIRNRQLIAEQLGFVPEAWTCGEQVHGNHVAVVKAADRGRGFVDRASTFQDTDGLLTDVPGILLTSFYADCVPLYFCDPVRRVIGLAHAGWKGTVAKIALKMVQTMQTEYGSQPFDLLAAIGPSIGSESYEVDEHVMSQIRVLEHDCPGNDKWEGTVYFPLGGGKTLLDLKQCNRHIMMKAGILPSHIECTTLCTSSRSDLFFSYRKEGGVTGRMASWIGLEER, from the coding sequence ATGGAACCGTTTGTAGTAAATACCGGGGCAACGGGTGTCGCGTCAACGACAGATGGCACGCATCCTTTGCCGGAGTTGTTATATATTCAATCCTGGGAGAAACAGGTTCGTGGATTGACAGCAGGTTTTACCGGACGCCATGGCGGTGTCAGTGAAGTGCCTTTCGAAAGTCTGAATTGTGCGTTTCATGTAGGGGATGACCCGGAGAAAGTTATTCGCAATCGGCAGCTTATTGCGGAGCAGCTCGGATTTGTGCCTGAAGCCTGGACCTGTGGAGAGCAGGTACACGGTAATCACGTTGCTGTTGTAAAGGCTGCTGACCGCGGGCGCGGCTTTGTGGATCGTGCATCCACTTTTCAGGATACAGACGGACTGTTAACCGATGTACCGGGCATTTTGCTGACATCCTTTTATGCGGATTGCGTGCCGTTATATTTTTGTGATCCGGTACGGCGTGTGATTGGGCTGGCGCATGCGGGCTGGAAAGGAACAGTTGCCAAGATCGCGCTGAAAATGGTGCAAACGATGCAGACCGAATATGGATCGCAGCCGTTCGATTTGCTTGCAGCCATTGGTCCTTCCATTGGTTCTGAGTCATACGAGGTGGATGAGCATGTGATGAGCCAAATTCGGGTTTTGGAGCATGATTGCCCGGGTAATGATAAATGGGAAGGCACTGTTTACTTCCCGTTAGGTGGCGGAAAAACGCTGCTTGACTTGAAACAATGCAATCGACACATTATGATGAAAGCAGGAATATTGCCGAGCCATATCGAATGTACTACCTTATGCACGAGTAGCCGCAGCGATTTGTTTTTTTCGTATCGCAAGGAAGGCGGCGTCACAGGGAGAATGGCGAGCTGGATTGGTCTGGAAGAGAGGTGA
- a CDS encoding YlmC/YmxH family sporulation protein, with protein MSTPETSVRAMKISEFQTKDVINIVDGRRLGQISDLEIDVRQGKIEAIVVPGSSRFMGWFGGGSELVIPWRNIVKIGSDVVLVRLEGLHEPQGDGEEKLYIERQERNDRRGF; from the coding sequence GTGAGTACGCCGGAAACGTCGGTAAGGGCAATGAAAATTTCTGAGTTTCAAACAAAGGATGTCATTAACATTGTAGATGGGAGACGATTGGGACAAATCAGTGATTTGGAGATTGATGTACGGCAGGGCAAAATCGAGGCCATTGTTGTCCCTGGCAGCAGCCGTTTTATGGGCTGGTTTGGTGGGGGAAGCGAACTGGTCATTCCCTGGCGCAACATTGTGAAAATTGGCTCGGATGTGGTGCTTGTACGATTGGAGGGACTGCATGAGCCGCAGGGTGATGGTGAGGAAAAATTATATATCGAACGTCAGGAACGAAATGATCGACGGGGATTTTGA
- the sigG gene encoding RNA polymerase sporulation sigma factor SigG, whose protein sequence is MTRNKVEICGVDTAKLPVLTNAEMRELFTSLQQNNERSAREKLVNGNLRLVLSVIQRFNNRGEFVDDLFQVGCIGLMKAIDNFDLSQNVKFSTYAVPMIIGEIRRYLRDNNPIRVSRSLRDIAYKALQVRDSLTNLNSREPTIFEISEVLNVPKEDVVFALDAIQDPVSLFEPIYHDGGDPIYVMDQISDDRNKDVSWIEEIALREAMHRLGQREKMILSMRFYEGKTQMEVADEIGISQAQVSRLEKSAIQQMQKHVKS, encoded by the coding sequence ATGACCCGAAACAAAGTGGAAATTTGCGGTGTGGATACCGCCAAACTGCCGGTGCTAACCAATGCGGAAATGCGCGAGTTGTTCACATCACTTCAGCAAAATAATGAACGATCAGCCAGAGAAAAATTGGTTAACGGTAATTTACGGCTCGTCCTGAGTGTGATTCAGCGCTTTAACAATCGGGGAGAGTTTGTTGACGATTTGTTTCAGGTAGGATGCATCGGCCTGATGAAGGCGATTGATAATTTTGACCTTTCGCAAAACGTGAAGTTTTCCACTTATGCGGTGCCGATGATTATCGGTGAGATACGCCGGTATTTGCGGGACAACAATCCGATCCGTGTATCCCGATCGCTGCGAGATATTGCATATAAGGCGCTTCAAGTGCGGGATAGTCTGACAAATCTGAATTCGCGTGAACCGACGATTTTTGAAATTTCTGAGGTGCTGAACGTGCCTAAGGAAGATGTTGTGTTCGCATTAGATGCGATTCAGGACCCGGTTTCGCTGTTCGAGCCGATATATCACGACGGGGGCGACCCAATCTATGTGATGGATCAGATCAGTGATGACAGAAATAAGGACGTCTCATGGATTGAGGAAATCGCTCTGCGGGAAGCGATGCATCGCCTGGGCCAGCGTGAAAAGATGATATTGTCCATGCGTTTTTATGAAGGAAAGACGCAGATGGAGGTTGCCGACGAAATCGGTATCTCTCAAGCCCAGGTTTCGAGATTAGAGAAGTCGGCTATACAGCAAATGCAAAAGCATGTGAAGTCTTAG
- the sigE gene encoding RNA polymerase sporulation sigma factor SigE codes for MREQMKFKMKIRLTLQLQYYRILFLFGLKSEEIYYIGGSEALPPPLTRDEEEYLLGKLSSGDAAVRSMLIERNLRLVVYIARKFENTGINIEDLVSIGAIGLIKAVNTFDPEKKIKLATYASRCIENEILMYLRRNSKTRTEVSFDEPLNIDWDGNELLLSDVMGTENDTIYRNIEEQVDRKLLHKALDKLTDRERLIMELRFGLQDGEEKTQKDVADLLGISQSYISRLEKRIIKRLRKEFNKMV; via the coding sequence ATGCGGGAACAGATGAAATTCAAAATGAAAATCAGGTTGACTTTACAGTTGCAATATTATCGTATTTTATTTTTATTTGGACTAAAAAGTGAAGAGATTTATTATATCGGCGGCAGCGAGGCGCTCCCCCCGCCGCTGACGAGGGATGAGGAAGAGTATTTGCTTGGAAAACTCTCTTCCGGAGATGCAGCAGTACGCTCCATGTTGATCGAACGGAATTTGCGCCTGGTGGTTTACATTGCGCGTAAGTTTGAGAACACAGGAATTAACATTGAGGATCTCGTATCCATAGGAGCGATTGGACTTATCAAGGCAGTTAACACCTTTGATCCCGAGAAAAAAATCAAGCTCGCTACCTATGCTTCCCGATGCATCGAAAATGAAATTTTAATGTATTTGCGCCGAAATAGTAAAACGAGAACAGAAGTTTCTTTTGACGAGCCTTTGAATATTGATTGGGACGGGAACGAGTTGCTGCTTTCCGATGTGATGGGAACGGAAAATGATACCATTTACCGCAATATTGAGGAGCAGGTAGACCGCAAATTATTGCATAAGGCGCTGGATAAGCTGACAGATCGGGAACGTCTGATAATGGAGCTGCGTTTTGGCTTGCAGGACGGGGAAGAGAAGACACAGAAGGATGTTGCTGACCTGTTAGGCATCTCGCAATCCTATATTTCGCGCCTGGAAAAGCGTATTATAAAGCGCTTACGGAAAGAGTTCAACAAAATGGTGTGA
- the spoIIGA gene encoding sigma-E processing peptidase SpoIIGA: protein MVVYIDFIFLANLFIDTVLLMATAWMRKIRPVWWRLLASAVIGALYVVMMFVPELSFLFTFLIKLALSVIMLLVAFGFGSMQKYLRTMGAFYMINFVAAGGILGMHYLLQSTGELFNGIWYTASGGMSFELKIAFWFILCAFGGVMLFFRIVQSSKQHAERMSGFLGEVQVWIGQDHIECTGLLDTGNQLHDPLTRTPVMVMEAALWEAYLPSSWLQKLSEGNADQLVMELGDESFNWPDRVRLVPYRGINRNHSFMLALKPDRVEVVMNGARYVHHRVLIGLDGGKLSAEGKYRAIIHPDVTAHAEGTAEPVQKQEVRFEVQDDGRRHTIRSEGNQAIAVTDEGTQRDFAPFSEGGE, encoded by the coding sequence TTGGTTGTTTACATCGACTTCATTTTTTTGGCCAATTTGTTCATTGACACTGTACTGCTGATGGCTACCGCCTGGATGAGAAAAATTCGTCCGGTGTGGTGGCGGCTGCTTGCTTCGGCTGTCATCGGTGCGCTGTACGTGGTCATGATGTTTGTGCCGGAGCTGTCCTTTTTATTTACATTCCTGATTAAGCTGGCATTATCGGTCATTATGCTGTTGGTGGCTTTTGGGTTTGGCAGCATGCAAAAGTACCTTCGTACGATGGGTGCTTTTTATATGATCAATTTTGTAGCAGCGGGAGGAATTCTGGGGATGCATTATTTACTCCAGAGTACAGGGGAATTGTTTAATGGCATCTGGTACACGGCTTCAGGTGGAATGTCCTTTGAGCTGAAAATTGCATTCTGGTTTATTTTATGCGCGTTTGGCGGAGTGATGCTTTTCTTTCGTATTGTGCAATCTTCAAAGCAGCATGCGGAAAGGATGAGTGGATTTCTGGGTGAGGTGCAGGTATGGATCGGACAGGATCATATTGAGTGTACAGGCTTGTTGGATACGGGTAACCAACTTCACGATCCTTTGACCCGGACACCAGTGATGGTCATGGAGGCTGCCTTGTGGGAGGCATATTTACCCTCTTCCTGGCTCCAAAAGCTATCTGAGGGAAATGCGGATCAGCTGGTGATGGAGTTGGGAGACGAATCGTTCAACTGGCCGGATCGAGTTCGTCTCGTTCCCTATCGTGGCATCAACCGTAACCATTCCTTTATGCTCGCACTCAAACCGGATCGCGTAGAGGTGGTGATGAATGGGGCTCGTTATGTGCATCATCGGGTGCTGATCGGCTTGGATGGGGGAAAGCTGTCAGCAGAGGGAAAATACCGCGCGATCATTCATCCAGATGTGACAGCACACGCGGAGGGAACTGCTGAGCCGGTCCAGAAGCAGGAAGTACGCTTTGAAGTGCAGGACGATGGTCGTAGACACACGATCAGGTCTGAAGGCAATCAGGCTATTGCTGTAACGGACGAAGGGACGCAGCGAGATTTTGCACCATTTTCTGAAGGGGGAGAATGA
- the ftsZ gene encoding cell division protein FtsZ, giving the protein MLEFDFEMESLAQIKVIGVGGGGSNAVNRMIENGVQGVEFITVNTDAQALHLAKSEHKLQIGDKLTRGLGAGANPDVGKKAAEESRELIMNTLKGADMVFVTAGMGGGTGTGAAPVIAEIAKECGALTVGVVTRPFTFEGRKRSNQAELGIEGLKEKVDTLIVIPNDRLLEIVDKKTPMLEAFREADNVLRQAVQGISDLIAVPGLINLDFADVKTIMTERGSALMGIGEATGENRAAEAARKAIMSPLLETSIEGARGVIMNITGGNNLSLYEVNEAAEIVTSASDPEVNMIFGAIIDEELKEEIKVTVIATGFEGKPSQPAPGRKPAANPTAPESAEKGSPNLRPFGNTQSSDQLDIPTFLRNRSRNNNNDN; this is encoded by the coding sequence ATGTTGGAATTTGATTTTGAAATGGAGAGCTTGGCTCAAATTAAAGTGATCGGCGTCGGAGGCGGCGGCAGCAATGCGGTTAACCGAATGATCGAAAATGGTGTTCAGGGTGTGGAGTTTATCACCGTCAACACAGATGCTCAGGCGCTTCATTTAGCGAAATCTGAGCATAAGCTTCAAATTGGTGATAAGCTGACTCGAGGCTTGGGTGCCGGAGCTAATCCGGATGTGGGTAAAAAAGCGGCTGAAGAGTCGCGTGAACTCATTATGAACACACTCAAAGGTGCGGATATGGTATTCGTGACGGCGGGAATGGGTGGCGGTACAGGTACTGGAGCAGCTCCTGTGATTGCTGAAATTGCCAAGGAATGCGGCGCGCTGACTGTAGGCGTTGTAACACGACCATTCACATTTGAAGGGCGTAAGCGCTCCAATCAAGCCGAGCTGGGCATTGAGGGATTAAAAGAAAAGGTAGACACCTTGATTGTTATCCCGAATGATCGCCTGCTTGAAATCGTGGATAAAAAGACCCCTATGCTGGAAGCATTCCGCGAAGCGGACAATGTTCTTCGTCAGGCGGTACAAGGTATTTCGGATTTGATCGCTGTACCGGGTTTGATTAACCTCGACTTTGCTGATGTGAAAACGATTATGACGGAGCGTGGCTCCGCCTTGATGGGAATTGGCGAAGCAACTGGTGAGAATCGGGCGGCTGAAGCAGCACGCAAGGCTATCATGAGCCCGCTGTTGGAAACATCCATTGAAGGCGCACGGGGTGTGATTATGAACATCACTGGCGGCAACAATCTGTCTTTGTACGAAGTGAATGAAGCCGCTGAAATTGTAACCTCGGCTTCCGATCCGGAGGTCAACATGATCTTCGGTGCCATCATTGACGAAGAGTTGAAAGAAGAGATTAAGGTTACCGTCATTGCAACTGGCTTTGAAGGTAAACCAAGCCAACCGGCACCTGGGCGTAAACCGGCAGCCAACCCGACAGCACCTGAATCGGCGGAGAAGGGTTCTCCTAACCTGCGTCCGTTCGGCAACACTCAGAGCAGTGATCAACTCGATATTCCGACATTTTTACGTAACCGTTCACGCAATAATAATAACGATAACTAG
- the ftsA gene encoding cell division protein FtsA: protein MSNNDIIVSLDIGTSKVRAIIGEMNNGTFNIIGVGSADSEGIRKGAIVDIDQTVQSIRNAVDHAERMVGIQITEVYVGISGNHIGLQNSHGVVAVSNEDREIGEEDIERVLKAAEVIAVPPEREIIDVVAKQYVVDGLEGIQDPRGMIGVRLEVEATIVTGGKTPIHNLLRCVEKGGLRIKDLVLLPLGAGQLSLSKDEKVMGSVLVDIGAGSTNVAIFQEGTIVATSTLPIGGEFVTNDIAYGLRTLTDQAEKVKLKYGCAWYDDAAADVVFKVTRIGSNVDKEFNQQDLAAIIEPRVQEIFQLIQAEVKRLGYTELPGGYILTGGTVSMPGVLQVAQSELAASVRIAVPDFIGVRDPGYTSGVGILHNAIRYYRGRSSSVSSSSGGSSKKPTNRTKSSPAAEGEQKQGLIERLKNMFSEFI, encoded by the coding sequence TTGAGCAACAATGACATCATTGTTAGTTTGGACATCGGTACATCCAAAGTTCGGGCTATTATTGGGGAAATGAACAATGGAACCTTTAATATTATTGGAGTTGGATCTGCCGACTCGGAAGGGATTCGCAAAGGTGCAATTGTAGACATCGATCAAACCGTGCAATCAATCCGTAACGCCGTGGATCACGCAGAGCGCATGGTTGGTATTCAAATAACAGAAGTGTATGTGGGGATTTCAGGCAACCATATTGGCCTGCAAAATAGTCATGGCGTAGTAGCCGTGTCCAACGAGGACCGTGAAATCGGTGAGGAGGACATTGAGCGTGTGCTCAAGGCAGCTGAAGTTATTGCAGTACCACCAGAGAGAGAAATTATTGACGTGGTAGCCAAGCAGTATGTCGTGGATGGCCTTGAAGGCATTCAAGACCCTCGCGGTATGATCGGAGTTCGTCTGGAAGTAGAGGCTACGATTGTTACGGGAGGCAAGACGCCGATACATAATCTGTTGCGCTGCGTTGAGAAAGGCGGCTTGAGGATCAAAGATTTGGTGCTGCTGCCTCTGGGAGCCGGGCAATTGTCACTTTCGAAGGATGAAAAGGTGATGGGTTCGGTGCTGGTGGATATTGGTGCAGGCTCTACAAATGTTGCTATTTTCCAGGAAGGAACAATTGTTGCCACATCTACACTTCCCATCGGCGGAGAATTTGTAACCAATGACATTGCCTACGGACTGAGAACCCTTACCGATCAAGCCGAAAAAGTAAAGCTTAAATACGGCTGCGCATGGTATGATGATGCGGCAGCCGATGTCGTCTTTAAAGTGACCCGTATCGGCAGTAATGTCGATAAGGAATTCAATCAGCAGGACTTGGCTGCCATTATTGAGCCGAGAGTGCAGGAAATTTTTCAACTCATTCAGGCGGAAGTTAAGCGCCTGGGTTACACAGAGCTTCCGGGGGGTTATATACTTACCGGAGGTACCGTCTCCATGCCTGGTGTACTTCAGGTGGCACAAAGCGAACTGGCTGCTTCTGTAAGGATCGCCGTACCGGACTTTATCGGTGTAAGGGATCCGGGTTACACAAGCGGAGTCGGCATCTTGCATAATGCCATTCGCTACTATCGCGGAAGATCGAGCAGCGTTAGCAGTAGCAGCGGTGGAAGTTCCAAGAAGCCGACCAACCGAACCAAGAGCAGTCCCGCTGCGGAAGGCGAGCAAAAGCAGGGGTTGATTGAACGCTTAAAAAACATGTTCAGTGAGTTTATATAA
- a CDS encoding cell division protein FtsQ/DivIB encodes MPNAQIPVLKQNRMKKRTSRKIAILLILLFIVLLAVLFFRSSLSRVSEIRFDGNVFSTREQLLNRSGLAIGDQYFGVSSSGISEKLREIQSIQQVTVDKQFPGVIAVHIKEFATVAYELQSDGSLRAILANGTSVGVGSSGIAVEKPILTKWKSDDPYKAKLCDALSRIPGEWTADISEIIPAPMPSFPDRIKMYTRSQFEVITTVSLLSSKISYLNQVLETEEPGLITMLEADSYVPFKQDTSEEAQEKDTTQ; translated from the coding sequence ATGCCAAACGCTCAAATACCTGTTCTTAAACAGAACAGAATGAAGAAAAGAACAAGTCGGAAGATTGCCATCCTGCTCATTTTGTTGTTTATCGTGCTGCTTGCTGTTCTCTTTTTCCGTTCCTCATTAAGCCGGGTTTCTGAAATCCGTTTTGATGGCAATGTATTTTCGACCCGGGAACAGTTGCTTAATCGAAGTGGTCTGGCTATCGGTGATCAGTATTTCGGAGTCAGTTCTTCGGGCATTTCCGAGAAGCTGCGGGAGATTCAGTCGATTCAACAAGTAACGGTGGACAAGCAGTTTCCGGGAGTCATTGCTGTTCATATTAAAGAGTTTGCTACAGTTGCTTACGAGTTGCAGAGTGATGGGAGCCTGCGCGCCATTCTTGCGAATGGGACCAGCGTAGGCGTGGGTAGTAGCGGAATTGCGGTTGAGAAGCCTATTTTAACCAAATGGAAATCGGATGATCCCTACAAAGCAAAGCTATGTGATGCGTTATCTCGGATTCCGGGGGAATGGACAGCCGACATATCGGAAATCATTCCCGCGCCGATGCCCTCTTTTCCAGACCGCATAAAAATGTATACACGCTCTCAATTTGAGGTTATTACGACGGTTTCTCTGCTGAGCTCTAAAATCAGTTATTTGAATCAGGTGCTGGAAACAGAAGAGCCCGGTTTGATCACAATGCTGGAGGCAGATTCCTACGTTCCGTTCAAACAGGATACGAGTGAAGAGGCCCAAGAAAAAGATACTACTCAGTGA
- the murA gene encoding UDP-N-acetylglucosamine 1-carboxyvinyltransferase encodes MSGKLGGDTLDKLVIEGGRPLSGTIRIHGAKNAALPILAASLLAQGKVEIRNVPHLLDIKVMLHILERLGCTCRHEEETVYVDTSSVRTFQIPEDLMKQMRSSIFLMGPLLARYGEVSIYQPGGCAIGERKIDLHLEGLKALGAEIVEKEEQITFRARKLTGTDIHLDFPSVGATENIMMAAALAEGRTTITNAAREPEIQDLQNFLNAMGACIIGAGTDTITITGVNCLNPCTYEVIPDRIVAGTVMIAAAATRGSVSLTHCNPSHLSALIHVLRRAGVQIGILNDIMTVSCMSRPKAVERIVTSPYPSFPTDLQSQVMVLLSLADGFSVMKETVFESRFKHVDELNVMGADITVDANVAFIRGVPRLYGATVEATDLRAGAALVIAGLAAQGLTIVEQVHHIDRGYDRIERLFQGLGARMSRQSPVPEQLDFVN; translated from the coding sequence GTGAGCGGTAAACTCGGAGGTGATACATTGGACAAATTGGTGATTGAGGGAGGCCGTCCCTTGTCAGGCACCATACGTATCCATGGGGCAAAAAACGCGGCACTACCCATTCTTGCGGCAAGCTTGCTTGCACAAGGCAAGGTAGAAATTCGGAATGTGCCCCATCTATTAGACATTAAGGTCATGCTGCACATCCTTGAGAGACTTGGCTGTACATGCCGACATGAAGAGGAAACGGTATACGTGGATACGTCGTCCGTCCGAACGTTCCAGATTCCGGAAGATTTGATGAAGCAGATGCGCTCGTCTATCTTTCTGATGGGACCGCTGCTCGCCAGATATGGAGAAGTTTCCATTTACCAGCCGGGAGGCTGTGCCATAGGCGAGCGCAAAATCGATCTTCACTTGGAGGGCCTGAAGGCTCTTGGAGCGGAGATCGTGGAAAAAGAAGAACAAATTACGTTTCGGGCTCGCAAGCTGACTGGAACGGATATCCATCTGGATTTCCCGAGCGTAGGGGCCACCGAAAATATTATGATGGCCGCTGCGTTGGCCGAAGGACGAACGACGATTACCAACGCAGCGAGGGAGCCTGAGATTCAGGATCTTCAAAACTTCCTGAATGCGATGGGAGCTTGTATTATCGGAGCGGGGACGGATACGATTACGATTACGGGAGTCAACTGTTTGAATCCGTGTACGTATGAGGTTATTCCCGATCGCATCGTAGCTGGGACCGTTATGATCGCGGCTGCGGCCACGCGCGGCAGTGTGTCGTTGACACACTGTAATCCCTCCCATTTATCCGCTCTGATTCACGTCCTCAGGCGGGCTGGTGTTCAAATCGGTATCTTGAATGATATAATGACCGTAAGCTGCATGAGCCGCCCCAAAGCAGTGGAGAGGATTGTTACCTCCCCTTACCCGTCTTTTCCGACGGACTTGCAGTCTCAAGTCATGGTTCTGCTTTCTCTGGCAGATGGCTTTAGTGTGATGAAAGAGACGGTCTTCGAAAGCCGATTCAAACATGTAGATGAATTGAATGTGATGGGTGCCGATATTACGGTTGATGCGAATGTAGCCTTTATACGGGGAGTTCCCCGTCTGTACGGGGCCACGGTAGAGGCTACCGATCTACGCGCAGGGGCTGCGCTGGTTATAGCGGGTCTGGCCGCTCAAGGACTTACCATTGTCGAACAGGTACACCATATTGATAGAGGGTATGACCGGATCGAGCGTCTTTTCCAGGGACTGGGTGCCCGAATGAGCCGTCAGTCTCCGGTGCCGGAGCAGTTGGATTTCGTAAATTAA
- the murB gene encoding UDP-N-acetylmuramate dehydrogenase: MQQWMPLLAEHDIGKVLKHEPLSKYTTWKIGGPADALVIPDTKEQLATLLRLAGEHGIPWMQLGRGSNMLVSDKGIRGLVIKLGPGFDYVRFEDERIVVGGGVSLVKLCVMASKQGLSGLEFAGGIPGSVGGAVYMNAGAHGSDVSQIFQSAEIVLDTGELAVYDAEQMHFSYRHSVLHDEQRGMVTEAVFRMKQGNREEISAALAAFKDRRRLTQPLQLACAGSVFRNPPGDYAARLIEDAGLKGLKAGGAEVSVQHANFIVNTGQATAEDVLTLMKHIQSTISSQTGIKLVPEVFVVGER; this comes from the coding sequence ATGCAGCAATGGATGCCATTATTAGCGGAGCATGATATCGGAAAAGTGCTGAAGCATGAGCCGCTTTCCAAATATACGACGTGGAAGATTGGAGGTCCGGCGGATGCTCTTGTCATCCCGGATACCAAGGAGCAGCTAGCAACTTTACTGCGGCTGGCTGGCGAGCACGGAATCCCGTGGATGCAGTTGGGACGGGGCTCGAATATGCTCGTTTCCGATAAAGGAATCCGGGGCCTCGTGATCAAGCTGGGACCGGGATTTGATTATGTCCGTTTTGAAGATGAACGGATCGTCGTCGGTGGAGGCGTGTCACTAGTCAAACTGTGTGTCATGGCCAGCAAGCAGGGGCTGTCCGGCCTCGAATTTGCGGGAGGTATCCCGGGATCGGTTGGCGGGGCTGTCTACATGAACGCCGGTGCCCATGGGTCTGATGTGTCACAAATATTCCAGTCCGCTGAGATTGTGCTGGATACAGGGGAATTGGCTGTGTATGATGCCGAACAAATGCATTTCAGCTATCGTCACTCCGTGCTGCATGATGAGCAGCGTGGAATGGTGACAGAGGCGGTGTTTCGGATGAAGCAGGGCAACCGTGAGGAAATTTCGGCGGCTCTTGCGGCTTTCAAAGATCGTCGTAGGCTGACTCAGCCGTTACAGCTAGCTTGTGCGGGAAGTGTGTTTCGCAATCCGCCAGGAGACTATGCGGCCCGTCTTATTGAAGACGCAGGTCTCAAGGGTTTAAAAGCGGGAGGCGCTGAGGTTTCCGTACAGCATGCCAATTTCATTGTTAATACCGGTCAAGCGACAGCAGAGGACGTGCTTACCCTAATGAAGCATATTCAAAGTACAATATCATCTCAAACCGGCATCAAGCTAGTTCCGGAGGTTTTCGTAGTGGGTGAGCGGTAA
- the murG gene encoding undecaprenyldiphospho-muramoylpentapeptide beta-N-acetylglucosaminyltransferase, which yields MRVVLSGGGTGGHIYPALAVARQCEEINPDAEFLYIGGQRGLESKLVPQEKIPFEAIDITGFRRSLSVENIKTIMRFFKGVRRSKALLKKFKPDIVIGTGGYVCGPVVYAASKLGIPSIIHEQNAIPGLTNAFLSRYVDTVAVSFEGSEGAFPKAKNVLYTGNPRATTVRQANRDRGFATIGVPMNSSVVLVVGGSRGAKAINDAMIAMAPQLSQLKDVHFVYVTGESYYEQTLDSIRNQIGSLPNHLHVLPYIHNMPEVLACTSLIVNRAGASFLAEITSLGIPSILIPSPNVTNNHQEANARTLEKAGASVMIVEKDLDGASLFQSIAGIMEDEALRSRMAESASALGKPDSADILVKEMERLARKS from the coding sequence ATGCGCGTCGTGTTGAGCGGCGGCGGTACCGGAGGGCACATTTATCCGGCGCTCGCCGTAGCCAGACAGTGCGAAGAGATTAATCCGGACGCTGAATTTTTATACATTGGCGGTCAGCGGGGACTGGAAAGCAAGCTGGTCCCTCAGGAAAAAATTCCGTTTGAGGCTATTGATATTACAGGATTTCGTCGCAGTTTGTCTGTGGAAAATATAAAAACGATCATGCGTTTCTTCAAAGGGGTTCGCAGATCCAAAGCATTATTGAAAAAATTCAAGCCGGATATCGTCATTGGTACCGGGGGTTATGTATGCGGCCCTGTCGTCTATGCTGCTTCCAAGTTGGGGATACCCAGCATTATTCATGAGCAAAATGCAATCCCGGGATTGACCAATGCGTTTCTGAGCCGTTACGTGGATACGGTGGCCGTCAGCTTTGAGGGCTCGGAAGGAGCTTTCCCCAAAGCCAAAAATGTACTGTACACCGGGAATCCACGCGCTACAACAGTTCGTCAGGCTAACAGGGACCGGGGCTTTGCCACCATCGGGGTTCCAATGAACAGCTCGGTCGTGCTTGTGGTCGGTGGCAGCAGGGGAGCAAAGGCCATTAATGATGCCATGATTGCAATGGCTCCGCAACTTTCCCAACTGAAAGACGTCCATTTTGTATATGTGACTGGTGAATCTTACTATGAGCAGACGCTGGACAGCATACGGAATCAGATCGGATCATTGCCCAATCATCTGCATGTGCTTCCCTATATTCACAATATGCCAGAGGTGCTGGCTTGTACCTCTTTAATCGTTAATCGCGCTGGCGCGTCCTTCTTGGCTGAAATCACATCGTTGGGTATTCCATCCATTCTAATTCCATCCCCCAATGTGACGAACAACCATCAGGAGGCCAATGCCCGTACACTCGAAAAGGCAGGGGCTTCTGTCATGATTGTGGAGAAGGACTTGGATGGTGCGTCCTTGTTTCAATCTATTGCGGGGATTATGGAGGATGAGGCGTTGCGCAGCCGGATGGCTGAATCAGCGTCAGCGCTTGGCAAGCCTGATTCAGCCGATATTTTAGTAAAAGAAATGGAGCGTCTTGCCCGTAAAAGTTAG